In a single window of the Elaeis guineensis isolate ETL-2024a chromosome 4, EG11, whole genome shotgun sequence genome:
- the LOC105034449 gene encoding auxin-responsive protein SAUR32, which yields MRREEKYHQQHQNHHRLLSFHPHAPHLGHKHRHEKGKSPATTMPPKGWVGIRVGQEGEEQHRFEVPVEYLKHPLFVGLLHQAEEEFGFEQNGAITIPCGVDHFRHVQDIIDRDSAAAHHHGHHPHLAGCFGA from the coding sequence ATGAGACGTGAAGAGAAGTATCATCAACAACACCAGAATCACCATCGTTTGCTGAGCTTTCACCCCCACGCGCCGCACCTCGGCCACAAGCATAGGCATGAGAAGGGAAAGAGTCCGGCCACGACGATGCCGCCGAAAGGGTGGGTGGGGATAAGGGTGGGACAGGAAGGGGAGGAGCAGCACCGGTTCGAGGTGCCGGTGGAGTATCTGAAGCACCCGCTCTTCGTGGGGCTGCTGCACCAGGCGGAGGAGGAGTTCGGCTTTGAGCAGAACGGAGCCATCACCATTCCCTGCGGCGTCGATCACTTCCGTCACGTCCAGGACATCATCGACCGTGACTCCGCCGCCGCTCACCACCACGGACACCACCCTCACCTTGCCGGCTGCTTTGGGGCTTGA